The following proteins are encoded in a genomic region of Arachis ipaensis cultivar K30076 chromosome B02, Araip1.1, whole genome shotgun sequence:
- the LOC107626108 gene encoding LOW QUALITY PROTEIN: mitochondrial substrate carrier family protein ucpB (The sequence of the model RefSeq protein was modified relative to this genomic sequence to represent the inferred CDS: inserted 1 base in 1 codon), giving the protein MAGNSTSNNSAASGTSNINGNGERQSWATSPSTVFNHFGTSGLSVAVATAITHPLDVLKVRLQMQLVGQKGPLTGMGQLFLSVVKNEGPKSLYSGLTPALTRSVLYGGLRLGLYEPSKHACDVTFGSSNVLVKIASGMFAGAISTALTNPIEVLKVRLQMNPEMNKSGXDSAALTASQLATYDETKQLLVRFASLEEGFHLHLISSTVAGILSTIVTAPIDMVKTRLMLQRASKGSRLYKSGFHCAYQVLLTEGPMALYKGGFAIFARIGPQTTITFILCEELRKLAGLKAI; this is encoded by the exons ATGGCTGGAAATTCAACTTCTAATAATTCGGCAGCTTCAG GAACTAGTAATATTAATGGGAATGGTGAGAGGCAAAGTTGGGCTACATCACCTTCCACTGTCTTCAATCATTTTGGTACAAGTGGACTTTCTGTGGCAGTTGCAACTGCAATCACTCACCCTTTAG ATGTATTGAAAGTAAGGCTGCAGATGCAACTCGTTGGCCAGAAAGGTCCTTTGACTGGAATG GGACAATTGTTTTTAAGTGTGGTGAAAAACGAAGGACCAAAGTCTTTGTATTCGGGCTTGACACCTGCACTAACAAGGTCAGTTCTTTATGGAGGACTACGCTTGGGCTTGTATGAACCCTCTAAGCATGCTTGTGATGTTACTTTTGGCTCCTCCAATGTTTTAGTTAAAATCGCTTCTGGCATGTTTGCTGGTGCTATTTCGACTGCACTCACCAATCCAATTGAAGTTCTTAAG GTGCGTTTGCAAATGAATCCAGAGATGAACAAGAGTG CCGATAGTGCTGCCTTGACTGCATCGCAGCTTGCTACATACGATGAAACCAAGCAG CTTTTAGTCAGGTTTGCATCTCTTGAAGAAGGATTCCATCTACATCTGAT CTCAAGCACAGTTGCCGGCATTTTGAGCACCATCGTAACTGCTCCCATAGATATGGTAAAAACTCGTCTCATGTTGCAACGTGCATCGAAAGGTTCTAGGCTCTATAAAAGTGGATTTCATTGTGCATACCAG GTCCTACTTACAGAGGGTCCAATGGCACTTTACAAAGG GGGCTTTGCGATATTCGCAAGAATCGGGCCACAAACAACAATTACATTTATATTATGTGAAGAGCTAAGAAAACTTGCTGGATTGAAGGCAATCTAG